The following coding sequences are from one Achromobacter sp. B7 window:
- a CDS encoding efflux RND transporter periplasmic adaptor subunit, with translation MKNQLKRRLPLTVLGSVLAMALGLAGCGGENPSQAQADTPRAVQVVQVQPQRYALSSTLPGRVEPVRVAEVRARVAGIVLSRNFEEGADVKAGDVLFRIDPAPFKAALSRAQGELAKADAAVADAQAILKRYTPLVKIEAVSQQDFDTATTTLKSAQAARRSAQADVETAQLNLDYATVKAPISGRIGRAQVTEGALVGQNEATVMAKIQQLDPIYVDFNQPVADMLRMRAALQNGSLGQGEGASISITVDGTDQKRSGKLLFSDIAVDRTTGQVSVRGEFANPDVLLLPGMYVRVETQQGVDPNAILVPQRAVTRSTDGKPQVMLVGKDDVVESRPVQTGTMRGSDWHIVDGLAAGDRVIVGGASAAVPGQKVSVAPAAEQARVAAAKPATDPASAPAAN, from the coding sequence ATGAAGAATCAATTGAAGCGGCGCTTGCCCTTGACGGTATTGGGTTCGGTGTTGGCGATGGCCTTGGGCCTGGCCGGTTGCGGCGGTGAAAACCCCAGCCAAGCCCAGGCCGACACGCCACGCGCGGTGCAGGTGGTGCAGGTGCAACCGCAGCGCTACGCGCTGTCCAGCACCTTGCCGGGTCGCGTGGAGCCGGTGCGCGTGGCCGAAGTGCGTGCCCGCGTGGCCGGCATTGTGCTGTCGCGCAACTTCGAGGAAGGCGCGGATGTGAAGGCGGGCGACGTGCTGTTCCGCATTGACCCGGCGCCGTTCAAGGCCGCGCTGTCGCGCGCCCAGGGCGAACTGGCCAAGGCCGATGCCGCCGTGGCCGACGCGCAAGCCATCCTGAAACGCTATACGCCGCTGGTGAAGATCGAAGCCGTCAGCCAGCAGGACTTCGACACCGCCACCACCACGCTGAAAAGCGCGCAGGCCGCGCGCCGGTCCGCGCAGGCCGATGTCGAAACCGCCCAGCTGAACCTGGATTACGCCACCGTCAAGGCGCCGATTTCCGGCCGCATCGGCCGGGCGCAGGTGACTGAAGGCGCGCTGGTCGGCCAGAACGAAGCCACCGTCATGGCAAAGATCCAGCAGCTGGACCCCATCTACGTCGACTTCAACCAGCCCGTGGCCGACATGCTGCGCATGCGGGCGGCGTTGCAGAACGGCAGCCTGGGGCAGGGCGAGGGCGCAAGCATCTCGATCACTGTCGACGGTACGGACCAGAAACGCAGCGGCAAGCTGCTGTTCTCGGATATCGCTGTGGACCGAACAACCGGCCAGGTGTCGGTGCGCGGCGAGTTCGCCAACCCCGATGTGTTGCTGTTGCCCGGCATGTATGTGCGGGTGGAAACACAGCAGGGCGTGGACCCCAACGCCATCCTGGTGCCGCAGCGCGCGGTCACGCGCAGCACCGACGGCAAGCCGCAGGTGATGTTGGTGGGCAAGGACGACGTGGTGGAATCGCGCCCCGTGCAGACTGGCACGATGCGCGGCTCGGACTGGCACATCGTCGACGGTCTGGCGGCGGGTGACCGCGTCATCGTGGGCGGCGCGTCGGCCGCCGTGCCGGGCCAGAAAGTCAGCGTGGCGCCGGCGGCCGAACAAGCACGCGTCGCGGCCGCAAAGCCGGCTACAGACCCGGCTTCCGCCCCGGCCGCGAACTAA